The sequence CACCGCAGTTCCTGCTCTGCCCCTGCCTCTGTCAGGTCCTGCTCCCGGGGCTCAGAGACCCTAGAGTCCATCTGGAAAGAACAGGAATCCAGCATGGTTGCTGGAGGCCCAGGCTGGACCCAGCCCACTGTCCCCAGGCCGACACGGACCCCTTATCTCCCCAGGGGAACCTGGCTACCACTTAGCCTTCTGACGGCCTTGGCTCTCAGTTACCCCCAAAGCGAGCCCACCCAGGGGCTCCGTCCTCCGTCTGGGGGTCCTCTACATACCGTCCCGGCCCAGCCACAGCCTGGTGGCCCTTTCATGACACTCCCCCTGAAGGCACAGCGGTGGGGTATCTGCTCCCAGAAGGTGGAAGGCTGGAGCTGCAGTTGTGCGGTGGCGGTGGGGCCTCCCGGGGGCCGGGCTAAGGGCCAGTTCTCCACCTGTTTACCCAGCAACTTAAGGGGGAGGCCCTGCCTGCGGGCCACAGCCCCTGTCCCAGCAGCcgtcagcccctggcaactgccaGGGCCTCTGGCTTGTCCTCCCTCCCGGGAGACAAAGACCAGGCAGGTAGGAACTTGCCCGTGGACCACAGCTCCTCGAGGAGCACAGCCTTTGATGTGCCACGACTCGCCCCCAGGAGACACCCACACACCTTCCCCTGGGTCCCCCGCTCAAGCCCTGCCCGCCAGCCCCACTCCTGTACCTGCTGGCTAAGACCAGGCTGGGGTGGTGGGCAGGGTGAGGTGggacccttccccccacccagaTGCCGCATGAGGACAGAAGCTTCTCCAGGGACACCAGGCAGGCAACCTGGAccaaggggtgggataggaagccCCCtgagaggagactgaggcaggtCTCCAGGGGCTGTGAAGGGGCAGAGCCCCAGGCAGTTGAAGGAGggagccaggcagagggaggacTGATCGGAGACGGGCTACATCTGGACGGTGGACGTGGTGCTGCAGGAAGCCCTCAGTAAGGCCTCCAGGTTGGTCACCGTGGCTCTGGGGCCCTGGGCCAGGGTGGGCCGGGTGGGTGGCAGGCCCTGAAGGTGCCTTCCCATCCCCCAATCCCTGGGTGAGGCCACCCGTCAAGAGCCCAGACGGGAGAAGGACGTGGGGCAGCCTCTGCAGCCTTGTCCCTCCAGCGCCTCTCATGATGGCTCACCAAGAGGCAGCACGGCTTTGGGGTGGTGGCTcctaccccagcccctccccagcttcCGGAGATGGACGAGGTGTCCTCAGGGCCCTACCCTCCGGAGAGGCAGCCCTTCCAGGTGCCAGATCCAAAGGGTGGGTCTCCAGGCGAGGAGCTGAGAGGCCCCGTCCCACTCCCCAGACACACGGGTCCCACCCTGTATGCCACGGTCACTCCTCCTCTAGAATGAGAGCTTCGTGAGAGCATGTCGCACAGGCCGGCAGATTCGTCCCGTAAGGAGCAAGGTGTTCTGGGTGGATGCAGACAGTTTACTGGTTAAGCAGCTGGCAAAGGCCAGAAAAGCAAGGGTGTCAGCCCTCTGCACTCTGTCCCCACAGGATGACCCAGGAAGACGCTGAAAGGAGCAGGGCCAGATGACAGGGGCacgaggacacggggtgggaggggaccCCGTTGCTGAGGAGCAGCCTCTGTGCTGCAGCCGCGCCCTGGGGGCCCCGTGCACCGTCCTGTACCTCAGAGCCACGGAAGCTAGAAACTGCTTCCTGGTGGCCTCCCCACAGGCAGAAGGCAGTGAGAGTGGGCCGTGGGGCCTGTCCCCCCGGCTTCTGCCATGGCCTGGGCACTGCAGCTTGCTCAGTGACCTGCAAAGAGCTGTCCCGCTACAGGCAGAGGCCTCTGTTGGCCTCCCTCCGCGTTGAATCCACAGGCATCCATCGTGCCTGGCGCACGGCGGGAGCTCAACGcgttgagtgagtgaatgaatgagtggaggACCTGGGGGAGAGGTTGGGGCTTAGAAAGGAGATGAGTCCAATACACTTGCTGTCTGAACTCTCTTTTTTACCCCAACTTCACTATCAGAATAAACAAACAGCTACCGTGAAATCTTCACACGCGTGTGCCAGTGCAAGCAGTTCGATTGCACACATGCTGGGCAGCAGGGCTTGGCGTGCATTGCAGGGGGCCTCAGCAGCTGTCCTGGCCGGCGTGTCTCCAACCGCGTCCCTTGAACAAGCTGTGCATGTCGCTGTCATCGTCCCACATCCCTACGTGTCTGAGGGGTGCTGGTGAGCTTGAGAGGCCTGGAAAACGTTGGAAGAAAAGTTGGAAGGGATGAGGTGGACTgtagggggagggaaagagaaacatcGCATCTGGTGCCACCCGGCCTCCTTCGTCCAGCTCCCAGACAACCTACTCAGTGGTTTAAGTGTCAGCTAGTAATGTCAgtggtgtttatttatttgttattatttttcaaataattttatttattgatttattttggctgcgccggttcttagttgcagcatgtgggatctttagttgaggcatgcaggcttcttagttgcagcatgtgaactcttagttgtggcatgcatgcaggagctagttccccgaccagggatcaaacccaggccccctgcattgggagcacagaggcttacccactggaccactagggaagtccctgtaagtgGTGTTTAAAACACTGTATGTCGTGCACGGAAACCCCGGGAGGCTGTTAGGTGCTAAGAGTATTTTGGTAATATTTGGAGAAATTAGTTGGGGTTTTCAGAGGGGCTGGGAATGCTTCCTCCCTGCTTACTTGAAATCACAGAATACACACTCCCCCTGTTTTCAGGATGGATTGGATTCTGACACAAAGGATACCTGTAATGGTAGCTGccattattgagcacctactgtgtgctgagtTCCACATTAAGCATTTCACATACGTTACCCACGTGCCCTCTCAACAGCCCTGCAGTGTGGGCACCCAGCATCTTCTGGGGCTGTTCTGATGCTGAGAGGGGCCAGGTTTGGGGATGAGGGAACCAGAGGGGGCGAGGTCAGATGTTGACCTTCCCGTGGCAGCTACGGATGGGGCAGTTGCCAGAGTTGAGACTGATGAAATGAAACCATTGTTGCAGGGTctggaagtggggagagggcGGGACCTGGGGTGAGGACGGCCCAGTGCTGAGCTCTCAGGACAGCTGTGCAGGCTCCGACCAGAGCACGCAGGGGCTGGCGGGGGAGACTGGGCAGGGCTGGAGCTGTAGTAACCTGGCAGAGAGAGGGTCAGCCTGGCAGCGAGGACCTGAGGCTCAGGTGTGACCCTGGAGACTGATGGTCAGGGCCGGACCTACCTGGAccagggccctgccctccagcTGAGTCCACTATCTGGTTGCTCGGGTCTGGGTGGAGGTCTGACCTGGCAACCTAGGGTTAAAAGGTTGCTAATCTGACCTGGGCGGGGGGCGGAGGATGGGCATCAGTCCTGCCACGTGACCACCACTGTGAGCCCACCAGGCCCACTGCCAAGAGAGCATGAGTGagcaggagagggagacagaggaggaggagggaggaggcgcTTCAGACACAGCACCCATGCTGCCCCGAAGGCTTCCTGACCGCCAGGCCTCAGACCTGATGTCCCCAGGGTGGGCAGGCCTGGCTGCCCAAGGCCTGGGGGTCCTGCTGCTGCCGGGTCGGGCCCTGGCTGGGCTCGTGCTCCATCTGCTGCTGCCCGCAGCCgtgttcctgctgctgctgctgcccgcAGCCACCACTGTGTACCTGGGATTCCTGTGCCACTCAAGGGTGAGCTGCGCCGTCCACGGGTGCGGGGCTGAGGGACTGTCTGGGGTCCTCGGGGAGTGCAGGTCCCTGGAGGCACGTGTGCCCCTCCCTGAAGAGCTCCTTCTCCtgccaagcccccccaccccactggccACAGCAAAAGAAGGGCTTTTGTTTGCCACCCAAGGGGaaggctctctcccctcccctgaggCCTCTCAGCCTTGTACCAGGAGCCGCCAGGGCCTGGACAGCTGGGCAgggtgggaagaggaggagggttcCAGGAAGAGAAGATAAAGATATTGTCAGATTTAACCAGTCCACAGTCCCcatcctcccagcctcccccaacGCACAGCCCCCCTGAAGACCCCTCCTCCCCTGGGATGGGTTTCCCCACGTATGGAAGGGGTTATGGCTTGgtctgggatagggagggtataGGCAGATGGGCCCCTTTCTGCCCATCTGGGGAAGGGGGGGCCGGGGGAAGGGGGCCGAACGCTGGGCCGCAGTAGACAAGGTGGCGCCAGATGGCAACACCCCAGGGTAGGGCCTCGGGGTCAGCTGCCAACTTAGGAAAGGGCCATGGGAGAGCAGAGAGAGCTATTCTCTGAGCCTCCCCTCAAGGGGCTCCTACTCGGGCCATTTACCGCCTGGGTCTCCATCTCCCATCCTCGGCTGAGAAATGCCTGCCTCacagccagccccagcccccccacccacccccgacACCGGCTCTGCCAGACCTCAGGCCCCGCTGTCTCCtctcccggccccgccccggtCCCCCGGCTCTCAGGCCCCGCCCCAATCCCTCTgccccccccggccccgccccggaattgaggccccgccccctcccggtCCTTTTGTCACCAGGCCCCGCCCCGGTCCATCTGCACcggctcccccccgcccccggccaaCTCACAGCCGAAGCGGGGCTTAGCTCCCGCCCCGTCCACCTGCTGCCAGGCCCCGTCTCGGAACTGAGGCCCCACAGCCCCGCCTGACCGTCCGCCCCGCCCTCAGGTCCACCCGGCGCCCCGCCCTGCGTGCCGCGCGCTGCTGTCCGACCGCGGCTCCGCGGCGCTCATCGTGTCGGGATTCCTCTCGCTGCCTCCGCTGCTGGTGCTCGCCTCGGCCGCCCGCTCCCGCCTGGCCCGACGCCTCCGCTCGCTGCTGCCACCCCCGACCTGGAGTCCCGGACCCTGCCGCCACCCCGACGGGGAGGAGCAGCTCTAAGCCTGGGTGTGATCCCAGAGGCCTCTCCAAATCCCGGAGGCCCCCGAACTCCCCCCGTGTCCCCCACCGCTGGCTCCAGGCTGGTGAGCTCAGGGTCTGCGTCCAGGTCCCGGCCGTGAAATCCCGTGCGTGCCGCGCGGCCCCGTACGCAGTGCTCCGAGGGGCCGCGAGGTGGCACCGGACTCCTCCGGACCGGGACGgcccttccccaccctcaccGGCCTCCGCAGTCCCCGCAGCCGCCGAGGGGCTGGGACGCCCCCAGAGAACAGGGAGATGGCTCTCGGAGAAGGGGCGCGTGGCCAGGCTCGGAGAGAGGCGGCCTTCCTGGCTCCTGCCACTGTGGCTGTCCTGGGCTCCTGTGCCCCGACAACGGGCAGTCCCTGCGGGCCCCTTGTCTGGTCCGGCAGCGGCCTCCAGCGAGTCCCAGAGGTGGGGAGACTTCCACGCTCCACGGTTCCAGAACTTCAGCGGCCAGAGCACTAGGTCATGCAGGGCTCAGCCCGAGACCAGGGTCAGCGTTTAGAGTGAGGGCTCTGTCTGTTCTCTCTGGATAATTTTAAGATCTTTTCCGTCTTTTGCTTTCTGTGCTTTTAAGCATGTTTGTGGTTGTGGCTATGTTCGTATTTATCCCCTTGGTACACACGGTGTGTCCCGTTTCTACAGATTCACATCTTCCAGCAGTTCTGGAGAATtctcaaccattatttcttcaattctGTCTCATTCATTCTCCACATTTTTTCCTGGGAAACACCTATTACGTGAATGCTTCCCATTGTGCTTTCCCCACTCATGTCAGTTCAACTCTCTTCTGTGTTTTCCATCGCCTCGTCTCCCAGTGCTGCGTTCTGGGCAATTTCCTCATCTCCCTCTTTGAGTTCACTAAGCACTAGCTGAGTCTAATCTGCTGATTATCACATCCATTTACCTTAAATTATTATGTCGCCCTATCTAAAAGTTATACTACTCACTTCTTATTCAAATCTGATGATGTTGATGAGCTCTTGGTGCATATGCTTGTGATTTGGGTTCCAGCTTCGACTTCTGGAACGTTTCACAcatagttgtttctttttttttcttttaattatttattttttggcagtgCCCTGCGGCATGCGACATCTTagctcctcaaccagggatcaaaccctcaccccctgcattgggagcgtggagtcttaaccgctggaccgccagggaagccacACACATAGTTATTTTACAGACTGTACCTAACAACGGCACTCCCTTTGCCTTTGGGGCCTAAATCTGTTATTTGTTGCGTCTGCTGACTCAGTAACAGCATAATGTTGCTTTGAATGTTTGTACTTGTTAAGCATCAGCGCACACCTGTGAACATTCTGAGGCCACGTCCCTCCACAGAGGATGCCCTTGTGAGCCGTGACCAACCTGGGCCCCCGTTAGGGTCCTGGTTAGTACCCCGCTGTGCAGGGCACCCCCACTGTGGCCCTGATGCACTGTGGCTCCATCCCTGCGTTCAGGGGATTCTCTGCTTTCCCATTTGTTTCCGTTCATCATCCTGGGTTTCTGTTCCCtattcttctgtttatttataCACTTCTTTCTAGCGTttcctggaggggagggggcttggaAGATATCTACTGCCTTGTAAGCCCAGCAGtgtattaaaaatgtgtttgttgtgggcttccctggtggtgcaacggttgagagtccgcctgccgatgcaggggacacgggttcgtgccccggtccgggaagatcccacacgccgcggagcggctgggcccgtgagccatggccgctgagcctgcgtgtccggagcctgtgctccacaacgggagaggccacaacagtgagaggcccgcgtaccgcaaaaaaaaaaaaaaaaaaaagtttgttgtaATTCGTCCAGAATCTAGTAATAGCTGGAAGGCCTTGGAAAGGATCCAGCACACCATGTGGCCAGCAGGGCTCCACCTGTGACCAGGAGGTCAGGGCCCAGACGTGCCCAAGGATCAGCGCTCAGGGCTCACTCGTGGCTTGAACAGGGCCCGAAGTGGGGCTGATTCAGGTCCAGCAGGAGTCCTTGGGGTTTTCCTATTGTCTGTGGCCGGTCAGATGGGGGCCCGGCTGGCTGCCCCGTGCCCGAGGAGAGCTTCCCCGGTCCGAAGCCGCCTTCCTTCCCCTCCCGTCTAGGGTTGGGCAAGCTCTGGCCAGGCGTCAGAGGACTCTCCTGAGGATCCGCCTGGCCCTGGAGTCATCAAAACAGCAGCTGGgcctggtgggggcggggaggccaCCATGGGGAGCTCAGCTGCTGAGCCCACTGGTTCCTAAGGTGTGTCCCGGCTTCCCAGGCCTGCGCAAGCCCCACGTGGCCTCCAGCTGGCCCCGGGGACAGTCTGCCTCAGCTCCAGCTCTTCCCACCCACTCACAAAAGGAATACTTGTGCGAGGCTGTGGAAGGTTGACAGAGGAGCCTAGGGGTCTGCTGTAGGGGGCCAGCCATCAGGGAGGACGGTAAAGTGGAGGGTAGAGGCCCTGAGCTACTGAGTGGGTCAGAGGTGACCTCCACTTCGGGCAAAAAATTCTCTTTCTGCAAGTACCCAGGCCCCTGCCCCAAAAGAGCGTGCCTGGCCATGGGGGTGCACGTGCACGcgcgtgcctgtgtgtgtgtgtgtgcgcgcgtgtgcatCGTGTGTgggtgtacatgtgtgtgcatgtgagggcgtgccTGCATCCCCTCTGTCTGCCGGCCCTCACACACCTGGGGGGGGCACTGTCCAGACCCCACAGGTGTAGAGTCTGGGCTTCGCGAGGTTCCCTGATCTGCCCAAGGCCACTTATTGATTCACAAAGCATTTCCTAGCAGCCCAGGTGTCTGCAGGCACACTCTGAGTGGTGAGCAGCTAGGCAGGGCTAGGAGAGCTGGCCCGTTCTGTCCCCATGGTCTGTACCCCAGGTGTGAGCCCGGCCCCACCCAGGCATGTGGGCCAGGCAAGGGGTGCTGGGCAGAAACTGAGCTGTgctgggtgggctggggaggaACAGGCAGAGCCAGCCCTGTGCTGACTCTGGGGACTGAGGCCCCTCCCCTTGCCCCAtggtcccacccccaccccg comes from Delphinus delphis chromosome 1, mDelDel1.2, whole genome shotgun sequence and encodes:
- the TMEM88B gene encoding transmembrane protein 88B, which codes for MSEQERETEEEEGGGASDTAPMLPRRLPDRQASDLMSPGWAGLAAQGLGVLLLPGRALAGLVLHLLLPAAVFLLLLLPAATTVYLGFLCHSRVHPAPRPACRALLSDRGSAALIVSGFLSLPPLLVLASAARSRLARRLRSLLPPPTWSPGPCRHPDGEEQL